From Proteiniborus sp. MB09-C3, the proteins below share one genomic window:
- a CDS encoding HIT family protein has protein sequence MYNHEPQNYICPFCLVVQGIENEHVLTKQSDIIFQDEYITAFIAAGWWKNNKGHVIIIPNEHIENIYDLPSNLSAKIHDLEKEVAIALKGVYGCDGVSSRQHNEPCGNQDVWHYHLHVFPRYKDDNLYGTKREMTKAEERIEYADKLKRYFSKKIIR, from the coding sequence ATGTACAACCATGAACCACAGAATTATATATGTCCATTTTGTTTAGTAGTTCAAGGAATTGAAAATGAACATGTTCTAACAAAACAATCAGATATAATATTTCAAGATGAATACATAACAGCTTTTATTGCAGCTGGTTGGTGGAAAAACAATAAAGGTCATGTCATTATAATTCCAAATGAACATATTGAAAATATATATGATTTACCATCAAATCTTTCGGCAAAAATTCATGATTTAGAAAAAGAAGTAGCAATTGCCCTTAAAGGAGTATATGGATGTGATGGAGTATCCTCAAGACAACACAATGAACCTTGTGGTAATCAAGATGTATGGCATTATCATTTGCATGTATTCCCGCGATATAAAGATGATAACTTATATGGAACAAAAAGAGAGATGACAAAAGCTGAAGAGCGAATAGAATATGCAGACAAGCTTAAGAGATATTTTAGCAAAAAAATAATAAGATAG
- a CDS encoding IS110 family transposase: MSNIIKYDSFISVGIDVGADFSWMSIALPNQTFVGKPFKILHSDLNSLAASVSKIKEAEELYSLESRIFLESTGIYHYPLFCYLRDKGFLVSIINPIITKNSTNINIRKVHNDKFDSKKAALIGLKPDLKVSIMPSDLVLDLRNLSREYYDLMDNRSAYVNKLQGELRMVFPQFLNIFSKITTNTALTLLEKYTSPDAFLNASKDEIILSIRSTARFGLTYAENKYNAIIQAANDAKTFGHSVSSNFKRILLYIRFIRQYDEEISTILSDMHELVNANEDTEFVKQIHLIESFKGAGFLSAVSLMGEIGDFSAFHSPKQLFAYFGLDPAVKQSGKFNGSKISMSKRGSRTARRVIHTMALVSIGLNRNGSANNSVLREYYLKKCQCKPKMVALGAIMHKVCNIVFAILRDEKEFEIITPEQHQMNYLKAKCDIAA, from the coding sequence ATGTCAAACATTATTAAATATGATTCTTTTATTTCGGTTGGTATTGATGTTGGTGCTGACTTTAGCTGGATGTCTATTGCACTACCTAACCAAACCTTTGTAGGAAAACCTTTCAAAATTCTACATTCTGATTTAAATTCCCTAGCTGCTTCTGTTTCTAAAATCAAAGAAGCAGAAGAGCTGTATTCTTTGGAAAGTCGCATTTTCCTCGAATCCACGGGAATTTATCATTACCCACTCTTCTGCTATCTTCGTGATAAGGGATTTTTGGTATCCATCATTAATCCTATCATCACTAAGAATAGCACAAATATTAACATTAGAAAAGTACATAATGATAAATTTGATTCAAAAAAAGCTGCATTAATTGGTTTAAAGCCTGATTTAAAAGTTTCTATTATGCCATCAGACCTTGTACTTGATTTAAGAAATCTTTCAAGAGAATATTATGATCTGATGGATAACCGCTCTGCTTATGTTAATAAGCTCCAAGGTGAACTGCGGATGGTATTTCCTCAGTTTTTAAATATTTTTTCTAAAATAACTACAAATACTGCTTTGACCTTGTTGGAAAAATATACTTCACCAGATGCTTTTTTAAACGCTTCTAAAGATGAAATAATTCTTTCCATTCGCTCTACTGCACGTTTTGGTCTTACTTATGCTGAAAACAAGTATAATGCAATTATTCAGGCAGCAAATGATGCAAAGACTTTTGGTCATTCAGTAAGCAGCAACTTTAAGCGTATTCTTCTATATATTCGTTTTATCCGTCAGTATGATGAAGAAATCTCAACCATACTCTCTGATATGCATGAACTCGTGAATGCTAACGAGGATACTGAATTTGTAAAACAGATACACCTCATTGAATCCTTTAAAGGTGCAGGATTTCTTTCTGCTGTAAGCCTTATGGGTGAAATCGGAGATTTTTCTGCTTTTCATTCGCCTAAACAGCTTTTTGCTTATTTTGGTCTAGACCCGGCGGTAAAGCAATCTGGCAAGTTTAATGGCAGCAAAATTAGTATGTCAAAACGTGGTTCGCGTACTGCTAGAAGAGTAATACACACCATGGCTTTAGTCAGTATTGGGTTAAATCGTAATGGATCTGCTAACAATTCTGTTTTACGTGAATACTATCTTAAAAAATGTCAGTGCAAACCTAAGATGGTAGCTCTTGGAGCAATTATGCACAAAGTATGCAATATTGTATTTGCAATTTTACGTGATGAAAAAGAATTTGAAATCATCACTCCAGAACAACATCAAATGAATTACTTAAAAGCGAAATGCGACATCGCTGCATAG
- a CDS encoding S66 peptidase family protein, whose protein sequence is MGYIKKLKIGDSIGIFSPSSPITYSCPKRFKRAKKYLQDKGFNIIEGNLIGKHDFYRSGTIRERAEELNELIRKPEIKCIMSTIGGMNSNSILPYIDYEAFKRNPKIIIGYSDVTAILLAIYAQTGISTYYGPALVASFGELLPFVDYTYKYFEDIIVDEIKIPYIFETPEYWTDEYISWETQDRSKEKRENKWITVNEGVVKGRVIGGNLNTIQGIWGSKYMPEIKNGDILFIEDSLKDIATIERSFSFLKVNGVFDKISGIILGKHELFDDLKTSRRPYEVLLEVLGDSKLPFIADFDCCHTHPMLTLPIGCDIELNATEKKISIVEDWLK, encoded by the coding sequence ATGGGATACATAAAAAAATTAAAGATTGGAGATTCAATTGGTATTTTTTCACCATCATCACCTATAACATACTCATGTCCTAAAAGATTTAAACGAGCAAAAAAATATTTACAAGATAAAGGTTTTAATATTATAGAAGGAAATCTTATAGGGAAGCATGATTTCTACAGATCCGGAACTATTAGGGAAAGAGCAGAAGAATTAAATGAATTGATTAGAAAACCAGAAATAAAGTGCATAATGTCAACAATTGGAGGAATGAACTCAAATTCGATTCTTCCATATATAGATTATGAGGCATTTAAAAGAAATCCTAAAATAATAATAGGATATTCTGATGTAACTGCAATTTTACTTGCCATATATGCTCAAACTGGAATAAGTACATACTATGGACCTGCATTAGTGGCTTCTTTCGGAGAGCTGTTACCCTTTGTTGATTATACATATAAGTATTTTGAAGATATCATTGTGGATGAAATAAAAATCCCTTATATTTTCGAAACCCCTGAATATTGGACAGACGAGTACATTAGCTGGGAAACACAAGATAGAAGCAAGGAGAAAAGAGAAAACAAATGGATAACAGTTAATGAAGGGGTTGTCAAGGGCAGAGTTATAGGTGGGAACTTAAATACAATTCAAGGGATATGGGGCAGTAAATATATGCCTGAAATAAAAAATGGAGATATACTTTTTATAGAAGATAGTTTAAAAGATATTGCAACAATAGAAAGAAGTTTTTCCTTTTTAAAGGTAAATGGTGTATTTGATAAAATTTCGGGAATAATTCTTGGAAAACATGAGTTATTTGACGATTTAAAGACAAGTCGAAGACCATATGAAGTATTATTAGAGGTGCTAGGAGATAGTAAGTTACCATTTATTGCGGACTTTGATTGTTGTCATACACATCCAATGCTGACCTTACCTATAGGATGTGATATCGAACTTAATGCTACGGAAAAGAAAATATCAATTGTAGAAGATTGGTTAAAATAA
- the ltrA gene encoding group II intron reverse transcriptase/maturase — protein sequence METINEFNTSAVSPYVQSWETINWKKIYEYVKKLRQRIFRAEQLGQRRKLKKLQRLMIRSKANLLLSIKRVTQINKGKQTAGVDGQVILTSKDRLELYNLLKRYNIKYIRPRPAKRVYIPKKNGKMRPLGIPVIKDRIFQNIVKNALEPQWEARFEPSSYGFRPKRSVKDAIVNLFTKLSSRSTRKWIFEGDFKGCFDNLNHQYIMDCLIGFPAKDAIQKWLKAGFVDNDSFNDTDSGTPQGGIVSPLLANIALHGMEEELGVSYYQDRDYHKLSRKSVGVVKYADDFVIVCKTKEEAISMYEKLKPYLNKRGLTLAEDKTKVTHIEEGFDFLGFNLRQYKTNKGMKLLIKPSKASVKKAKETIKNVFKQMRGRPAGDLIMKLNPIIRGIGNYWSSEVSKKIFSNLDMYIWIKIRKYLKNLHDNKPFKWIYKRYFKPDYTGVSKDRWILTDPHDNKTQLFKMSWIPIVRHAVVKYRNSPDDASLEEYFEERDKKEFIRDNILSRRKLAKQSSYKCRVCNQSLVGEEQLKINQIVPKRLGGDERYANLELLHHSCQLQHQILLEKYGGGKDLPRVSTYFNRNHLEPNSKEGYILMKEEFKKFSYQYV from the coding sequence ATGGAAACTATTAATGAATTTAATACGTCGGCTGTTTCTCCATATGTACAGAGTTGGGAAACGATTAATTGGAAGAAAATTTATGAATATGTGAAAAAACTTCGCCAACGGATTTTTCGTGCCGAACAATTGGGTCAAAGAAGAAAATTAAAAAAGCTTCAAAGGCTAATGATTAGAAGTAAAGCTAATTTGCTACTATCAATTAAAAGAGTAACACAGATTAATAAAGGTAAACAAACTGCTGGTGTAGATGGACAAGTCATACTTACATCAAAAGATAGATTAGAATTATATAATCTCCTTAAGAGATACAATATCAAATATATCAGACCAAGACCAGCAAAAAGAGTATATATTCCTAAGAAAAACGGGAAAATGCGACCTCTAGGGATACCAGTCATTAAAGATAGAATATTTCAAAATATTGTTAAGAATGCCCTAGAGCCACAATGGGAAGCAAGGTTTGAACCTTCTTCCTATGGGTTTAGACCAAAAAGAAGTGTAAAAGATGCCATAGTCAATTTATTCACTAAATTATCATCAAGAAGTACAAGAAAGTGGATATTTGAGGGAGACTTTAAAGGGTGTTTTGATAACCTTAATCATCAATATATTATGGATTGTTTGATAGGATTTCCTGCTAAGGATGCTATACAGAAATGGCTCAAAGCAGGATTTGTTGATAATGATTCCTTTAACGATACAGACTCTGGAACCCCTCAAGGGGGTATAGTATCTCCACTTCTGGCAAATATTGCTTTGCATGGTATGGAAGAAGAACTTGGTGTCAGCTACTATCAAGATAGAGACTACCATAAACTATCTAGGAAGTCAGTTGGGGTAGTCAAATATGCTGATGATTTTGTAATCGTATGTAAAACAAAAGAAGAAGCCATTAGCATGTATGAAAAGCTTAAGCCATACCTTAATAAAAGAGGGTTAACACTAGCAGAAGATAAAACAAAGGTAACACATATTGAAGAAGGATTTGATTTTCTTGGATTCAATCTAAGACAATACAAAACTAACAAAGGTATGAAGTTACTGATAAAACCATCCAAAGCAAGTGTTAAAAAAGCTAAAGAGACAATAAAAAATGTCTTCAAGCAAATGAGAGGGAGACCAGCTGGAGACCTAATAATGAAATTAAATCCGATAATAAGAGGAATAGGAAACTATTGGTCAAGTGAAGTCTCAAAGAAGATATTTAGTAATCTGGATATGTATATATGGATTAAAATAAGAAAGTATTTGAAAAACTTACATGACAATAAACCCTTTAAATGGATTTACAAAAGATACTTCAAACCAGACTATACAGGTGTCAGTAAAGATAGATGGATATTGACAGACCCTCATGATAACAAGACCCAGCTATTTAAGATGAGTTGGATACCAATAGTCAGACATGCAGTAGTCAAATATAGAAATAGCCCTGATGATGCTAGTTTAGAAGAATACTTTGAAGAAAGAGATAAAAAGGAATTCATAAGAGATAATATTTTGAGTAGAAGAAAATTAGCAAAACAAAGCAGTTACAAATGTAGAGTTTGTAATCAATCACTAGTAGGAGAAGAACAACTTAAGATAAATCAAATTGTACCTAAAAGATTAGGTGGAGATGAACGTTATGCCAACTTGGAACTGTTACACCATAGTTGTCAGCTACAACACCAAATATTGCTTGAGAAATATGGAGGAGGTAAAGACCTACCCAGAGTCAGTACCTACTTTAATAGAAATCATTTAGAGCCTAATTCCAAAGAAGGGTATATATTGATGAAAGAAGAATTCAAGAAATTTAGTTACCAATATGTTTGA
- a CDS encoding HIT family protein, which translates to MYVKQLSEEEKKALEQRVEKIKELQEKGICFGCYNFSTGNIFPDDGLIIYEDEKVRCQFEKYPRATGQTIIVSKEHYEDISEMPLELGTYILKISNAIIKLHKEILGAEKVYMCTICDGKRNHLHFQLFPRLKGEPRGYGNFVREEGMLVDYHETAELYKQKLKELLL; encoded by the coding sequence ATGTACGTTAAGCAATTGTCAGAAGAGGAAAAAAAGGCACTAGAGCAAAGAGTTGAAAAGATAAAAGAGTTACAGGAAAAAGGCATATGCTTCGGATGCTATAATTTTAGTACAGGGAATATATTTCCTGACGATGGTTTAATTATTTACGAGGATGAAAAGGTAAGATGTCAATTTGAGAAGTACCCAAGGGCGACAGGACAGACAATTATTGTATCAAAGGAACATTATGAAGATATCTCTGAAATGCCTCTCGAATTAGGAACATACATATTAAAAATATCAAATGCGATAATTAAGCTTCATAAAGAAATTTTAGGTGCAGAGAAAGTATATATGTGCACAATATGCGACGGGAAGAGGAATCACTTGCATTTTCAACTTTTTCCTAGATTAAAAGGAGAGCCAAGAGGCTATGGAAACTTTGTCAGAGAAGAAGGGATGCTTGTGGACTATCATGAAACAGCAGAACTTTATAAACAGAAACTAAAAGAACTTCTGTTGTAA
- a CDS encoding class I SAM-dependent methyltransferase, translating to MDFRKVFDSIPEEFDKWRTRYCYELFSDVIEYSKLDFSKKALEIGPGTGQATEPILKTGCSYLAIELGENLAKYIKNKFGSYDNFQIVNADFETYDFGHNQFDLVYSAATIQWIPEEIGFPKVYDILKSNGTFAMMLTRTDEKSANEPLYLKMQEIYDEYFHPEAEYICGKLNYNNTEKYGFTDIERRLYHKTREFNADEYVSWISTHASHITLQEPYKSKFYAGIKDAILSFDNNIKLYDTIVLYLARKP from the coding sequence ATGGATTTTAGAAAGGTTTTTGACAGCATTCCTGAAGAATTTGACAAATGGAGAACCCGTTATTGTTATGAACTTTTTTCCGATGTTATAGAATACTCAAAGCTAGATTTTAGCAAAAAAGCTCTTGAAATTGGCCCCGGAACAGGTCAAGCTACTGAACCGATATTGAAAACAGGCTGTTCGTATTTAGCAATTGAACTTGGCGAAAATCTTGCAAAGTATATAAAGAATAAATTTGGATCATATGATAATTTTCAAATTGTAAATGCTGATTTTGAAACATATGATTTTGGGCATAATCAATTTGATTTGGTTTATTCGGCTGCAACAATCCAGTGGATACCAGAGGAAATCGGATTTCCAAAAGTTTATGATATATTAAAAAGCAATGGAACATTTGCGATGATGTTAACTAGAACAGATGAAAAAAGTGCTAATGAACCCTTATACTTAAAAATGCAGGAAATATATGATGAATATTTTCATCCAGAAGCAGAATATATATGCGGCAAATTAAATTATAATAATACTGAAAAGTATGGCTTTACTGATATTGAGCGACGTCTTTATCACAAAACTAGAGAATTTAATGCTGACGAGTATGTCTCATGGATAAGTACACATGCTAGTCATATAACTCTTCAGGAGCCGTATAAATCAAAATTTTATGCAGGCATCAAGGACGCTATTTTGAGTTTTGATAATAATATAAAGCTTTATGATACGATAGTTTTGTATTTGGCAAGAAAGCCATAA
- a CDS encoding ABC transporter ATP-binding protein, whose translation MKEQKIVEIKNVGMNYHTLDGETIAIKDISLDIYNGEIIGIVGPSGCGKSTLLSIVAGLMKPTKGNVYINSKEVNEPSKNIGYMFQMDHLFEWRNILDNVLIGLEIQGKINNSTIKFAEDLLETYGLSEFKKHYPNQLSGGMRQRVALIRTLAVKPDILLLDEPFSALDYQTRLAIADEIGSILKKEKKTALMVTHDISEAISMSDRIVILSNRPATIKEIIPIELNCPNGIRTPMKCREAPEFRYYFNKIWKELDVHV comes from the coding sequence ATGAAGGAACAAAAAATAGTAGAAATCAAAAATGTTGGCATGAATTATCATACTCTAGATGGTGAAACCATAGCCATAAAAGACATTAGCCTTGATATATATAATGGTGAGATAATTGGTATTGTAGGGCCTAGTGGCTGTGGCAAGTCTACATTACTGTCTATAGTAGCGGGACTTATGAAGCCAACGAAAGGTAATGTCTATATTAATAGTAAAGAAGTAAACGAACCAAGTAAAAATATAGGATATATGTTTCAAATGGACCACCTATTTGAATGGAGAAATATTTTAGATAATGTCCTAATAGGACTTGAAATACAAGGCAAAATTAATAACAGTACAATAAAATTTGCCGAAGATCTTCTAGAAACCTATGGTTTATCCGAATTTAAGAAACATTATCCAAATCAATTGTCTGGTGGTATGAGACAGAGAGTAGCTCTTATAAGAACCTTAGCCGTAAAACCAGACATATTGCTTTTAGATGAACCTTTCTCTGCTCTTGATTATCAGACAAGATTAGCCATAGCAGATGAAATAGGATCAATTTTAAAAAAGGAGAAAAAAACAGCTTTAATGGTTACACATGATATTTCAGAAGCAATCTCCATGTCCGATAGGATTGTCATATTGTCTAATAGACCAGCAACTATAAAAGAAATAATTCCAATAGAACTCAATTGCCCGAATGGTATCAGGACACCTATGAAATGCAGAGAAGCTCCTGAATTTAGATATTACTTCAATAAGATATGGAAGGAGCTTGATGTCCATGTATAA
- a CDS encoding ABC transporter permease, with protein sequence MYNNNSIDNNNISKEQQEYLKRVKNRKRTILVTQVSILLIAVLLWEIAAQFKWIDTFFTSYPSKIVALFIKYVKNGMIFEHIGISLMETIAGFIAGTVLGILVAVLLWWSEFIAKVLDPYMVVLNSLPKTALAPIIILWVGAGYSGIIVTAISISIVITILNVYSSFIEVDEDKIKMLKTFGATKFQILKKVIFPASVPAMVSTLKVNIGMSWVGVIVGEYIVSRAGLGYLLVYGGQVFQLDLVMMSVIILAILTTFMYKIIAILENKIMKWRQ encoded by the coding sequence ATGTATAATAACAATTCAATTGATAACAACAACATATCAAAAGAACAACAAGAATATTTGAAAAGAGTTAAAAATCGAAAAAGAACAATACTTGTAACTCAAGTATCCATCCTATTAATAGCTGTCTTGCTCTGGGAAATTGCTGCCCAATTTAAATGGATTGATACTTTCTTTACTAGCTATCCTTCTAAAATAGTCGCTTTATTTATAAAATATGTAAAAAATGGTATGATTTTTGAACATATCGGCATTTCCTTAATGGAAACTATTGCAGGCTTTATAGCTGGAACTGTCCTTGGTATACTAGTTGCAGTTCTTCTATGGTGGTCAGAATTTATAGCAAAGGTATTAGATCCATACATGGTAGTGCTGAATAGTCTGCCAAAGACAGCCTTAGCACCTATAATAATATTATGGGTAGGTGCTGGATATTCTGGTATCATCGTTACAGCTATTAGTATTTCAATAGTCATAACAATACTAAATGTCTACAGCAGCTTTATTGAGGTTGATGAAGATAAAATAAAGATGCTAAAAACATTTGGAGCTACTAAGTTTCAAATATTAAAAAAGGTTATATTTCCAGCTAGTGTGCCTGCTATGGTAAGTACTTTAAAAGTAAATATAGGAATGTCCTGGGTAGGTGTAATTGTTGGAGAATACATTGTATCAAGAGCAGGCCTGGGGTACCTGCTTGTATATGGTGGGCAGGTATTCCAATTGGATTTAGTAATGATGAGTGTAATAATATTGGCTATACTCACTACTTTTATGTATAAAATAATTGCTATTTTGGAAAACAAAATCATGAAATGGAGACAGTAA
- a CDS encoding zinc-ribbon domain containing protein, translating to MADKKLVCQDCEKEFDFTEREQEFYTEKGFQEPKRCPECRNARKQQKNQRASRY from the coding sequence ATGGCAGATAAGAAGTTAGTATGTCAAGATTGTGAAAAAGAATTTGATTTCACAGAAAGAGAACAAGAGTTTTATACAGAAAAAGGATTCCAAGAGCCTAAAAGATGTCCAGAATGTAGAAATGCTAGAAAACAACAAAAAAATCAAAGAGCTTCTAGATACTAG
- a CDS encoding tetratricopeptide repeat protein, with the protein MTIKIEVQILMRQRCNKVDRRNNYMILAENFFDEDNKEKALKFFKKALEFEGEKYETIDILFNIAVLYDELGLKEKAFETYNSIIRINPNEAGAYYGRAIIFDEKGEKDIALKNYFKAIEFEPEYDRAYFYVANIYDERGDKEKAIKFYKKVIELTPDDYVAYNNLGSIYEEIKEYDKAFRMIKESIRIEGNYYKSLFNMGVIQKHLGKIKKAIEYYRLSIEAYSGYPYSYLNISAIYIEEKKYNSAINILTEGIEKNPEAGFLYYNRACCNINLGNIDTAIDDLIIAKKLYPDFGYMVRTDKDLEVIRENERYSFLLED; encoded by the coding sequence TTGACAATAAAGATAGAGGTGCAGATATTGATGAGACAAAGATGTAACAAAGTAGATCGCAGGAATAATTATATGATTTTAGCAGAAAACTTCTTTGATGAAGATAATAAGGAAAAGGCACTGAAATTCTTCAAAAAAGCTTTAGAATTTGAAGGAGAGAAGTATGAAACTATAGATATTTTATTTAATATAGCTGTTTTATACGATGAATTAGGATTAAAGGAAAAAGCATTTGAAACTTATAATAGCATCATTCGAATAAATCCAAATGAAGCAGGGGCATATTATGGAAGGGCTATAATATTTGATGAAAAAGGTGAAAAAGATATCGCGTTAAAAAACTACTTTAAGGCAATTGAATTTGAGCCAGAGTATGATAGGGCCTATTTTTATGTTGCAAATATTTATGATGAAAGAGGAGATAAAGAAAAAGCTATAAAATTTTATAAAAAAGTAATTGAATTAACACCAGACGATTATGTTGCATATAATAACTTAGGCTCAATATATGAAGAGATTAAAGAATATGATAAAGCCTTTCGAATGATTAAGGAAAGCATAAGGATAGAGGGTAATTATTATAAATCATTATTCAATATGGGAGTAATTCAAAAACATTTGGGAAAAATTAAAAAGGCAATTGAGTACTATAGACTATCTATAGAGGCCTATAGTGGATATCCTTATTCTTATTTAAATATATCTGCCATATATATAGAAGAAAAGAAATATAATTCGGCTATAAATATTCTTACAGAAGGAATAGAAAAAAATCCTGAAGCAGGATTCCTTTATTACAATAGAGCATGCTGCAATATAAACTTAGGTAATATTGATACAGCTATTGATGACTTAATAATAGCAAAGAAGTTGTATCCAGACTTTGGATATATGGTAAGGACAGACAAGGATCTTGAGGTCATAAGAGAAAATGAAAGATACAGTTTTCTTTTAGAGGATTAA